The Micromonospora siamensis genome contains the following window.
CGTCGACCACACGGTGCTCGAGCTGGTCAAGCTGCGGGCGTCGATGCTCAACGGCTGCGCGTTCTGCGTGGACATGCACAGCCGGGAGGCGCTCGGCGCCGGCGAGTCCAGCCGGCGGCTCTTCGCCGTCGCGGCCTGGCGGGAGGCGCCCTTCTTCGACGAACGGGAGCGCACCGCGCTGGCGCTGACCGACGCGGTCACCCGACTGGGTGAGCACGGCGTACCCGACGACGTGTGGGACGCGGCCGTGAAGGTCTGGTCGGAGAAGGAGCTGGCCGACCTGGTGGTCGCCATCGCCACAATCAACGTGTGGAACCGGATCGCGGTGACCAGCCGGACGGCCCCACCGACCGGCGAGTGACCGGTCCGGCAGCGCAGGCGGCCGGTGCGCTCACCGCGCACCGCCCGATGCTGCTCGGGCTGGCGTACCGGCTGCTGGGCAGCCTGGACGACGCCGAGGACGTGCTCCAGGAGGCGTACCTGCGCTGGCTGGCGGTGGACCGGGACGACGTGGCCGAGCCCCGCCGCTACCTGTCGCGGGTGGTCACCCGGCTGGCCCTGGACCGGCTGCGGGCCCGACGGCGCGGCCGGGAGACGTACGTCGGGCCGTGGCTGCCCGAGCCGGTGCCGACCGATCCATCGCCGTTCGGGCCGCTGGACACCGCGGAGCTGCGGGAAAGCGTCTCCACCGCGCTGCTGCACCTGCTGGAACGGCTCACCCCGCCGGAGCGGGCGGTCTACGTGCTGCACACCGCCTTCGCCCTGCCGTACGCCGAGATCGGCGACATCCTGGACCGCTCGGCGGCCGACTGCCGCCAGCTGCACCACCGGGCGGCGGCCCGGATCGCCGAAGGCCGGCGACGCTTCACCGCCGGCCCCGCCGAGCAGCGGCGGCTGCTGGACGCCTTCCTCGCCGCCGCGCGCGACGGAGACCTGCCCCGCCTGGCCGGCCTGGTCGCCGCCGACGCCACCGCCTGGTCCGACGGCGGCGGCCGGGTCAGCGCGGCCCGCAGGCCGGTGCACGGCGCCGACCGCGTCGTGCGGTTCTTCGCCGGCATCCACGCCCGGCGGCCCGGGGTACGCGCCACGCCGGCCACCCTCAACGGCGGCCCGGCCCTGGTGGTGAGCTGGCCGTCGGGTGTCCGGTACACGCTGGCCGTGGCCGCCACCGACGGCCG
Protein-coding sequences here:
- a CDS encoding carboxymuconolactone decarboxylase family protein, giving the protein MSRIDMAAVAPEAYQAVLGLEKYARANVDHTVLELVKLRASMLNGCAFCVDMHSREALGAGESSRRLFAVAAWREAPFFDERERTALALTDAVTRLGEHGVPDDVWDAAVKVWSEKELADLVVAIATINVWNRIAVTSRTAPPTGE
- the sigJ gene encoding RNA polymerase sigma factor SigJ → MTGPAAQAAGALTAHRPMLLGLAYRLLGSLDDAEDVLQEAYLRWLAVDRDDVAEPRRYLSRVVTRLALDRLRARRRGRETYVGPWLPEPVPTDPSPFGPLDTAELRESVSTALLHLLERLTPPERAVYVLHTAFALPYAEIGDILDRSAADCRQLHHRAAARIAEGRRRFTAGPAEQRRLLDAFLAAARDGDLPRLAGLVAADATAWSDGGGRVSAARRPVHGADRVVRFFAGIHARRPGVRATPATLNGGPALVVSWPSGVRYTLAVAATDGRITDLYLVANPAKLGRVTGW